In Verrucomicrobiota bacterium, the following are encoded in one genomic region:
- a CDS encoding cytochrome c, whose product MHPKDYLAPLLVILGLTTTHPSVAQSDKADLTAPSPWADWVEPDFPFFSSVLEVSQSGNAFPTVNRTPRGLILNLGNDHWACFDTDLLRIAAIWRGKGVSAEALAPKSYHPSGTKTPGGQIPLPKPDGNVWIANGIYPGWQIGEQLHLEDPRAPAPSSEEVGRGPLTEEKGRFKTLRLTEKGVVLEYTAGEATVQESIQLIENNHTSAVVRNFEVSASSQPLLLTLGYKTKSGISVGISNHQAAPTLKEKAGLWLVHVPSHSNPIRFCVSFTENGTEPIIAPLVISKGKPKTRWPQEVATSAELSAEDEAYVVDNILLPLNNPWRRNVRFADIQFLADGTGVVATLDGDVWLVNGLSDSLTNVRWQRFTSGLHEPMTVAILDEQIFVFDRNGIWRLLDTDGNGEADVHELFSNAFGQTADMREFPSTIRLAPEGEFIIAKGGQQKTTLGIHNGSVLRVSADGRRSTVLGYGFRQPSIGVNIRTGLVTSSDQEGQYIPSTPLHIVKDAQFYGFLSEGLHEEEKYPAPIAEPITWIPHAVNASAISQVWLFDAKMGALNDALVHIGFNRPELFKILLNNRGKKNQAAVVSITTGFQFPSMNGSVNPIDGQLYVAGFQVNGWGNALSELAGLGRVRYTGKQVTLPEEVAAMDKGVLLRFNVELDSKKAVDPESYSLASWHYIRTHNYGSAQYNEKGEHGIDWLTPSSAYLSRDRKSVFIGIPHMKPVMQLRIGWSLETRQGKAFENNAYTTPYSLPGFDPASEGFDNIQIDLTPRVAAVRESGPVTIEEGRRLHQMMGCAACHSATGPDMAKVGPTWNGLFGSERAVVISKKRTTAIADEAYIRESLLDPAAKIVKGFEKSEYGMPSYAGVLTDSQIESLILFIKSIRDLDSAPQSGTTGPG is encoded by the coding sequence ATGCACCCAAAAGACTATCTAGCTCCCCTGCTTGTCATTCTTGGTTTAACCACCACTCATCCAAGCGTCGCCCAGTCTGATAAAGCAGACCTGACCGCTCCTTCACCTTGGGCCGACTGGGTGGAACCCGACTTCCCGTTTTTCTCATCTGTTCTTGAAGTCTCTCAATCGGGTAACGCTTTCCCTACCGTCAATCGTACCCCTCGCGGATTGATCCTGAATCTTGGCAACGATCACTGGGCTTGTTTTGATACGGACCTATTGCGCATTGCCGCCATCTGGCGAGGCAAAGGCGTAAGTGCTGAAGCACTCGCCCCAAAGTCGTATCACCCGTCCGGCACAAAAACACCCGGTGGTCAAATTCCGTTACCCAAGCCCGATGGCAATGTATGGATTGCAAATGGTATTTACCCCGGTTGGCAAATCGGAGAGCAGCTTCACCTTGAAGACCCGCGCGCTCCAGCGCCCAGTTCTGAAGAGGTTGGACGTGGTCCCTTGACCGAAGAAAAGGGGCGATTCAAAACGCTTCGGCTAACCGAGAAGGGAGTCGTTCTGGAATACACCGCAGGTGAAGCCACCGTTCAGGAATCGATACAGCTCATTGAAAACAACCACACATCGGCCGTCGTGAGGAACTTTGAAGTAAGCGCGTCGAGTCAACCATTGCTGCTGACCCTGGGTTACAAAACAAAGAGCGGAATTTCAGTGGGCATTTCAAACCACCAAGCTGCTCCAACCCTCAAAGAAAAGGCAGGGTTATGGTTGGTCCATGTTCCCTCACACAGTAACCCCATTCGCTTTTGTGTTTCGTTTACAGAAAACGGGACAGAACCCATCATCGCACCGCTTGTTATTTCAAAGGGAAAACCCAAAACACGATGGCCCCAGGAAGTAGCTACATCAGCAGAACTCTCTGCTGAGGATGAAGCATACGTGGTGGATAACATTCTTCTTCCGCTAAACAATCCCTGGAGAAGGAACGTCCGATTCGCGGATATCCAATTCCTGGCAGATGGCACTGGAGTGGTAGCTACCCTTGATGGCGACGTTTGGTTGGTTAACGGCCTAAGTGATTCGTTAACGAATGTTCGCTGGCAACGATTCACATCAGGGTTACATGAACCCATGACGGTTGCCATTCTTGACGAGCAGATTTTTGTTTTCGATCGCAACGGCATCTGGCGGCTTCTCGATACCGATGGAAATGGTGAGGCAGACGTGCACGAATTGTTTTCAAATGCATTTGGCCAAACTGCCGATATGCGGGAATTCCCGAGCACCATCCGACTCGCACCTGAAGGTGAGTTCATTATTGCAAAAGGAGGTCAGCAAAAAACCACCCTTGGAATTCACAATGGAAGTGTGCTCCGCGTCTCGGCCGATGGTCGCCGTTCTACTGTGCTGGGATATGGATTCCGCCAACCAAGCATCGGAGTAAATATCCGCACCGGTTTGGTCACATCAAGTGACCAGGAAGGACAATATATTCCAAGCACGCCACTGCACATCGTTAAGGATGCCCAATTCTATGGATTTCTTTCGGAGGGTTTACATGAAGAGGAAAAATACCCTGCGCCCATTGCTGAACCCATAACATGGATTCCGCACGCCGTGAATGCCTCGGCCATATCTCAAGTCTGGCTTTTTGATGCAAAGATGGGGGCGTTAAACGACGCCCTGGTCCACATAGGCTTCAATCGACCAGAGTTATTTAAAATACTCCTGAACAACCGCGGGAAAAAAAACCAAGCAGCGGTAGTCAGTATCACAACAGGTTTTCAATTTCCTTCAATGAACGGCTCCGTCAATCCGATCGACGGACAACTGTATGTTGCAGGCTTTCAGGTCAACGGTTGGGGTAATGCACTCAGCGAGCTGGCCGGCCTGGGACGAGTACGGTACACGGGTAAGCAAGTCACGTTGCCCGAGGAAGTGGCAGCGATGGATAAAGGCGTTTTGTTACGTTTCAATGTAGAACTGGATTCGAAAAAAGCAGTCGACCCCGAAAGCTACTCTTTGGCCAGTTGGCATTATATCCGCACTCACAATTATGGATCTGCACAGTATAATGAAAAAGGAGAACACGGCATCGATTGGCTCACACCTAGCAGCGCCTATCTTTCGCGTGACAGGAAGAGTGTTTTTATTGGCATTCCACATATGAAACCAGTCATGCAATTACGCATCGGCTGGTCACTCGAAACCAGGCAAGGCAAGGCATTTGAAAATAACGCTTACACAACACCGTACTCATTGCCCGGATTCGATCCAGCAAGCGAAGGGTTTGACAATATACAGATCGACCTGACCCCGCGTGTCGCAGCAGTCAGAGAAAGCGGTCCGGTAACGATCGAGGAAGGTCGTCGACTTCATCAAATGATGGGGTGTGCAGCCTGCCATTCTGCAACGGGTCCTGACATGGCAAAAGTGGGTCCGACCTGGAACGGACTTTTTGGCTCTGAACGCGCAGTTGTTATTAGTAAAAAGAGAACCACGGCGATAGCCGACGAAGCCTACATCCGGGAATCTCTTTTGGATCCTGCCGCCAAGATAGTGAAAGGATTTGAAAAAAGCGAATACGGCATGCCGAGTTACGCCGGTGTTCTAACCGACTCACAAATCGAATCGCTCATCCTCTTTATCAAATCCATTCGAGACCTGGATTCAGCTCCTCAATCAGGAACAACCGGACCTGGTTAA
- a CDS encoding sulfatase-like hydrolase/transferase: protein MKTLFINFLVLFAVLASAADRPNILFIMTDQHFADAMSGVMGNEYVKTPHLDALAESGVRFDRAYVPNPLCIPARNSIFTGYFPFQTGLQSNMKDPLPGHMEMMGRHFKDADYDTGYFGKWHINVNTDDKERHGFDQMGVLKNNGADHLLPEPVTNFLNQKRDKPFFLVASFTGPHDICEMVRGQKIPGGPIGEFPNPADCPPAPVNLAPPVDETDSMAMMRSSYEVTEMTPIKDFTPEKWRQMRWGYYQLIERSDREIGKVLSALNKAGLAENTLVIFTADHGDCTGAHQFAQKTVFYDEAARIPFIVSMPGTVSSGTTNKLVNVGIDTFPTMLDFAGLNIPSYFMGLSVKPVLEDPSLDSWRDYIVISNHMVQGAIPPGQTEIPLCRGRMVRTEQFKYSVYDIGNHRESLVDMENDPLEMRNLARDPSYKTVLNSHRKLLRTYSDETGDSEALEILGKL, encoded by the coding sequence ATGAAAACCCTGTTCATTAATTTCCTGGTCCTGTTCGCCGTTTTGGCTTCAGCGGCTGATCGTCCCAACATTCTGTTCATCATGACCGATCAGCATTTTGCCGATGCGATGAGCGGTGTGATGGGAAATGAATATGTTAAAACGCCGCATTTGGATGCGCTGGCCGAAAGTGGAGTTCGCTTTGATCGAGCCTATGTGCCAAATCCGTTATGCATTCCGGCACGCAATTCGATTTTTACGGGTTATTTCCCGTTTCAAACGGGCCTGCAATCGAATATGAAGGATCCGTTGCCCGGGCACATGGAGATGATGGGCAGGCATTTTAAGGATGCCGATTATGATACGGGGTATTTTGGGAAGTGGCATATCAATGTTAACACCGACGACAAAGAGCGTCATGGCTTTGATCAAATGGGCGTCCTGAAAAACAATGGCGCCGATCACCTTCTACCGGAACCGGTCACCAATTTCCTGAACCAGAAACGGGATAAACCGTTTTTTTTAGTGGCTTCCTTTACCGGTCCCCATGACATCTGCGAAATGGTGCGTGGGCAGAAGATTCCCGGTGGACCTATTGGTGAATTCCCCAACCCTGCGGATTGCCCGCCTGCTCCGGTCAATCTGGCGCCACCCGTAGATGAAACCGATAGCATGGCAATGATGCGTAGCAGTTATGAAGTTACGGAAATGACTCCGATAAAAGATTTTACCCCCGAAAAATGGCGGCAGATGCGCTGGGGTTATTATCAGTTAATTGAACGGTCGGATCGGGAGATTGGTAAAGTGCTGTCCGCATTGAACAAAGCTGGACTGGCAGAAAACACGCTGGTCATTTTTACAGCCGATCACGGTGACTGCACGGGTGCTCACCAGTTCGCCCAGAAAACGGTCTTTTACGATGAAGCGGCTCGCATTCCATTTATCGTCTCTATGCCCGGAACAGTTTCGTCCGGGACCACCAATAAACTGGTGAATGTGGGAATCGATACCTTCCCAACGATGCTGGATTTTGCTGGATTAAACATTCCTTCTTATTTCATGGGTTTGTCGGTAAAGCCTGTATTGGAAGACCCAAGCTTGGATAGCTGGCGTGACTACATTGTTATTTCCAATCACATGGTTCAAGGTGCCATCCCTCCTGGCCAAACAGAAATCCCCCTGTGTCGCGGCCGTATGGTTCGAACGGAACAATTTAAATACTCGGTCTATGATATCGGGAATCACCGTGAATCGCTCGTGGACATGGAAAATGATCCGCTCGAAATGCGAAACCTGGCCAGAGACCCCAGCTATAAAACCGTCTTGAACTCCCATCGTAAATTGCTGCGAACTTACTCCGATGAGACGGGGGATTCTGAAGCACTTGAAATACTGGGAAAGCTCTAG